A genomic segment from Carassius auratus strain Wakin unplaced genomic scaffold, ASM336829v1 scaf_tig00009837, whole genome shotgun sequence encodes:
- the LOC113072666 gene encoding myc target protein 1 homolog, which yields MLLLTIMASNETYVIWEILKPIDVEKLILAFSLSILIGLLIGILIFLLLTWMSRRRASVRIAGGQNQSSESRGSRNQHCHLRHYKSHGFDKNSESVGRVVLNLHRQTSVDPNELLGRSPSFQNSTFRLPKKKSNKTGDQTEDESRTASLPNNTDPFSAEPAESFWLGKGSLRGFLPRQTPPPAYDSVIHISQDS from the exons ATGCTACTGCTAACTATTATGGCTTCAAATGAAACTTATGTGATTTGGGAAATACTTAAACCTATTGATGTTG AGAAGCTCATCCTGGCGTTCTCCTTGTCGATATTAATTGGTCTGCTCATCGGGATCTTGATTTTCCTCCTCCTTACATGGATGTCAAGACGGAGAGCTTCGGTCAGGATCGCCGGAGGTCAAAACCAATCATCAGAATCCAGGGGCTCACGTAACCAGCACTGCCACCTCAGACACTACAAGAGTCACGGCTTCGACAAGAACAGCGAATCTGTGGGAAGAGTGGTTTTAAACCTTCACAGACAGACTTCTGTAGACCCCAATGAGCTGCTGGGTAGAAGCCCCAGCTTCCAGAACTCCACGTTTCGGCTGccaaaaaaaaagtctaacaAGACTGGTGATCAAACAGAGGATGAAAGCCGAACTGCATCACTTCCTAACAACACAGATCCATTTAGTGCAGAACCAGCGGAGTCCTTCTGGCTGGGGAAGGGCAGTCTAAGAGGTTTTCTACCCAGACAGACTCCACCACCTGCTTATGACAGTGTCATCCACATCTCTCAAGACTCCTGA